In one window of Desulforhabdus amnigena DNA:
- a CDS encoding Rne/Rng family ribonuclease, whose protein sequence is MSQQTMIINAVHPEEFRVALVEGQTLESFFIETATRGKVVGNIYKGIITHVQPSLQAAFVNYGRERNGFLPFPEIHPEYYVKEPVEPVRIQNVIQPGQEVLVQVVKEEIGNKGALLTTYISLAGRDVVLMPGQAQRGVSRKIENETQRDRLKELARDLRIPEEMGIIIRTAAENRTKREVAKDLNHLLRIWEEIKKIVQETPAPAIIYKEQDLAIRVIRDYFTPNIKSILVDDREVFRQVKDFLRIISPKHQRLAKFYKEEAPICSKYNLEDQIEQIFRKKVPLKSGGHLLIDPTEALVAIDVNSGRTSSDGALEEMVFKVNMEAATEIPRQLRLRDLGGLIVIDFIDMRENRHMRDVERRLKEEIKKDKAKITVGRISRFGLLELSRQHLGLNILRGSYRECPTCQGSGLIRSPEATALCYFRKIWLALVQKKPTSIKGTFAIDVANYLLNQKRQDLIHLEDRYKATITIEGSSSLLPHEGHLEFVLKEAPPSA, encoded by the coding sequence ATGAGCCAACAGACCATGATCATCAACGCCGTTCACCCGGAAGAATTCCGGGTCGCCCTCGTCGAAGGGCAGACCCTGGAAAGTTTCTTCATTGAAACGGCAACCCGCGGCAAAGTCGTGGGGAATATCTATAAAGGAATCATCACACACGTACAACCCAGCTTGCAGGCGGCTTTCGTAAATTACGGAAGAGAACGGAACGGTTTCCTCCCTTTTCCGGAAATTCATCCGGAATATTATGTCAAGGAACCCGTGGAACCCGTTCGCATTCAAAACGTCATTCAGCCGGGCCAGGAAGTGCTCGTCCAGGTAGTCAAAGAAGAAATCGGCAACAAGGGGGCGCTGCTCACCACTTATATTTCCCTTGCGGGCAGAGATGTGGTGCTGATGCCCGGACAGGCCCAGAGGGGGGTTTCCCGGAAGATCGAAAATGAAACGCAGAGGGACCGCCTCAAGGAACTGGCCCGTGATCTCAGGATTCCCGAGGAGATGGGAATCATCATTCGCACGGCCGCGGAAAACCGAACCAAACGCGAAGTGGCCAAGGACCTCAATCATCTTCTGAGGATCTGGGAGGAAATCAAGAAAATCGTCCAGGAAACCCCTGCCCCCGCGATCATCTATAAAGAACAGGATCTGGCCATACGGGTCATTCGAGACTACTTCACCCCCAATATCAAATCGATCCTGGTGGATGACCGGGAAGTCTTTCGTCAGGTAAAGGATTTCTTGCGTATCATCAGCCCCAAGCATCAGCGCCTAGCAAAATTCTACAAGGAAGAAGCTCCCATTTGCAGCAAGTACAACCTGGAAGACCAGATCGAACAGATCTTTCGCAAGAAGGTACCCCTGAAATCCGGAGGCCATTTGCTCATCGACCCCACCGAGGCTCTTGTGGCCATAGATGTCAACTCGGGTAGAACAAGCAGCGACGGTGCTCTGGAAGAAATGGTCTTCAAGGTGAACATGGAGGCGGCCACGGAAATTCCCCGTCAACTGCGCCTGCGGGATCTGGGGGGGTTGATCGTGATCGATTTCATCGACATGCGCGAAAACCGGCATATGCGCGATGTGGAGCGGCGGCTCAAGGAAGAGATCAAAAAAGACAAGGCCAAAATCACGGTAGGGCGCATTTCGCGCTTTGGACTACTGGAACTCTCGCGCCAGCACCTGGGCCTGAACATCCTTCGAGGGTCCTACAGAGAATGCCCTACATGCCAGGGCTCCGGCTTGATACGCTCCCCCGAAGCAACGGCCCTTTGCTACTTCCGCAAGATCTGGCTGGCCCTCGTGCAGAAAAAGCCGACATCCATCAAAGGGACGTTTGCCATCGACGTGGCCAACTATCTGCTCAACCAAAAGCGACAGGATCTCATCCATCTGGAAGATCGCTACAAAGCTACCATTACCATTGAAGGATCTTCCTCTCTCTTGCCGCATGAAGGGCATCTGGAATTTGTTCTCAAGGAAGCTCCCCCAAGCGCCTGA
- a CDS encoding LOG family protein — MSEKQYLIDAMTVSDSWRLFKILAELVDGFETLSDLYPAVSIFGSARVKPGDENYEKTVLIARKLAQNGYHIITGGGPGIMEAGNRGAAEGGAKSVGLNIVLPLEQKPNPYSNLKIDFQYFFVRKVMFVKYAQAYVGMPGGFGTMDEVFEALTLIQTKRIKPFPVILVGSDYWGGLLDWVRSNLIKNGYISPEDLDLLTVLDDPDEVVHTIRRYVIV; from the coding sequence GTGATTCATGGAGGCTTTTTAAGATCCTGGCTGAATTGGTAGATGGGTTTGAAACCCTCTCGGACCTGTACCCTGCCGTATCTATTTTTGGTTCAGCCCGTGTGAAACCAGGCGACGAAAACTACGAAAAGACCGTCCTCATTGCTAGAAAACTGGCTCAAAACGGTTATCACATCATCACGGGCGGAGGGCCCGGGATCATGGAAGCCGGCAACAGGGGCGCAGCCGAAGGGGGGGCCAAGTCGGTAGGGCTCAATATCGTGCTTCCCCTGGAGCAGAAACCCAATCCCTACTCGAACCTCAAGATAGACTTCCAGTATTTTTTCGTTCGCAAGGTAATGTTCGTCAAGTATGCTCAGGCCTATGTCGGCATGCCCGGGGGATTCGGCACCATGGATGAGGTCTTCGAGGCGTTGACCCTCATACAAACCAAGCGCATCAAGCCGTTTCCAGTCATACTGGTGGGAAGCGATTACTGGGGAGGGCTGCTGGATTGGGTGCGAAGCAATCTGATCAAGAATGGGTACATATCTCCCGAAGATCTGGACCTTCTCACGGTCCTCGATGATCCCGACGAAGTGGTCCACACCATCAGGCGATATGTGATCGTTTAG